The Impatiens glandulifera chromosome 3, dImpGla2.1, whole genome shotgun sequence genome contains a region encoding:
- the LOC124930734 gene encoding uncharacterized protein LOC124930734, which produces MATKRNFLSLFLLLSLSSLLLFSFYRSYLPLSTLSHSSLPTSQTFNYPKSQQGFTVTIKLLTFDRVASLSRCLRSLARADYGTDKVNLHILIDHFRNESGNLNRDSYLDSKLNETRQILNFVDGFEWRFGEKVVHYRTANVGLQAQWLEAWWPISDDEFAFVVEDDLEVSPLYYRFLRGLISHYYYNASNFSPSIYGISLQRPRFVPGKHGNKLQLHKNVTLFLYQLVGTWGQLLFPKPWKEFRLWYDIHKAKSIKPYLDGMVTTGWYKKIGERIWTPWFIKFIHSRNYFNIYTNFQHERALSVSHRDAGVNYGKTAGPDSYLLDENTLGSKFFQFQQPLSELKWYDFCFREVYPNRIAKSLDELGSILLSVQKLDTVIFVSLFGSSGEAIINNLLCQFERVNIRNYVFIGPNSDFLYELARKGHPVIDADRFHYTQNLKTDSMIFEIISKSLEMGYNAWLVNGNLMLPISSDTFLIPIDRSYDFYIGNSFEYFLVRSSSSALKIWGENLIKKVGKENIGNLIHLVGRRLEMVGAKVGRIDEIGYYNMKIDVENVNQTGIRNETRMVSWSSERVLDFVEKRLVELGLWGLDSDSLSCKSVVCHKSS; this is translated from the exons ATGGCCACCAAAAGAAACttcctttctctctttcttctcctcTCCTTATCTTCCCTCCTTCTTTTCTCCTTCTACCGTTCATATCTACCCCTCTCAACTCTTTCCCACTCATCACTACCCACTTCCCAGACCTTCAATTATCCTAAATCACAACAGGGTTTCACCGTTACTATCAAACTCCTGACATTTGATCGCGTCGCCTCACTCTCCCGCTGTCTCCGATCTCTAGCCAGAGCTGATTACGGTACCGACAAGGTGAATCTCCACATACTCATTGATCATTTCAGAAACGAAAGTGGAAATCTTAATAGGGATTCCTATTTGGATTCCAAATTAAATGAAACGCGTCAGATCCTCAATTTTGTTGATGGGTTTGAATGGAGATTCGGAGAGAAGGTCGTTCATTACCGTACTGCAAATGTTGGGTTGCAAGCGCAGTGGTTGGAAGCGTGGTGGCCTATTTCTGATGATGAGTTTGCTTTTGTAGTAGAAGATGATCTTGAAGTTTCTCCATTGTATTACAGATTCTTGAGAGGCCTTATTTCTCATTACTACTATAATGCTTCAAATTTTAGTCCTTCCATTTATGGAATTTCTCTGCAACGACCAAGGTTTGTCCCAG GTAAACACGGAAACAAGTTACAGTTGCATAAAAATGTGACCTTGTTCTTGTACCAGCTGGTTGGAACTTGGGGTCAGCTTCTATTTCCAAAACCATGGAAAGAATTCCGTCTATGGTACGATATACACAAGGCTAAGAGCATCAAACCCTACCTTGATGGCATG GTGACAACAGGTTGGTACAAAAAGATAGGCGAGAGGATATGGACACCTTGGTTCATAAAATTTATCCATTCTCGTAACTATTTCAACATTTATACCAATTTTCAACACGAGAGAGCGCTCAGTGTTTCACACAGGGATGCTGGTGTAAATTATGGAAAAACTGCTGGGCCAGATTCTTATTTATTAGATGAAAATACCCTTGGATCCAAGTTTTTCCAGTTTCAGCAGCCATTGAGTGAGCTAAAATGGTATGATTTCTGCTTCAGAGAAGTATATCCTAACCGAATAGCTAAGAGTTTAGATGAACTCGGTTCGATCCTTCTTTCAGTGCAGAAGCTTGATACAGTTATTTTCGTGAGCCTGTTTGGATCATCCGGGGAAGCTATCATAAATAACTTGTTATGTCAATTTGAGAGGGTTAATATACGAAATTATGTATTTATTGGGCCAAATTCGGATTTTCTGTATGAACTTGCAAGGAAAGGCCATCCTGTTATTGATGCTGACCGATTTCATTATACCCAAAATCTCAAAACCGATTCAATGATTTTCGAGATTATATCAAAGTCTTTGGAGATGGGATATAATGCTTGGCTGGTAAATGGAAATTTGATGCTTCCCATCAGCAGTGATACATTTCTGATTCCAATTGACCGCAGTTATGATTTCTACATCGGAAATAGCTTTGAATATTTCCTAGTGAGAAGTTCCTCTTCTGCGTTGAAAATTTGGggtgagaatttgattaagaaaGTTGGGAAGGAAAATATAGGGAATTTGATTCATTTGGTGGGAAGAAGATTGGAGATGGTGGGTGCTAAAGTTGGGAGAATTGATGAAATAGGCTATTATAATATGAAGATTGATGTTGAAAATGTAAATCAAACAGGGATTAGGAATGAAACGAGGATGGTATCGTGGTCTTCTGAGAGGGTACTGGATTTTGTAGAGAAACGACTCGTAGAATTGGGATTGTGGGGTTTGGATTCTGATTCTTTGTCTTGTAAATCTGTTGTCTGCCATAAGAGTTCTTAA
- the LOC124931393 gene encoding phospholipase A2-alpha isoform X1, producing MALQKECKFVVVLLLLPFSIISLNFCVLPIQALNVGIQADSGLSLGKECSRKCESEFCNVPPFLRYGKYCGLLYSGCPGEKPCDGLDACCMQHDNCIQSKNNDYLSQECSQKLINCLARFKKSRASTFKGNTCSVEEVTKVITVVMDAALLAGRYLHKP from the exons ATGGCTTTACAGAAGGAATGTAAGtttgttgttgttcttcttcttcttccattttcaATAATCTCCCTTAATTTCTGTGTCTTACCCATACAAGCCCTCAATGTCGGCATTCAAGCAGATTCCGGGCTCTCATTG GGTAAAGAATGCAGCAGAAAGTGTGAATCTGAGTTCTGCAATG TTCCTCCATTTCTGAGATATGGAAAGTATTGTGGATTACTTTATAGTGGATGCCCAGGGGAGAAACCATGTGATGGATTAGATGCTTGTTGTATGCAACATGATAATTGCATTCAATCTAAGAACA ATGACTATCTAAGCCAAGAATGCAGCCAGAAGTTAATAAACTGCTTAGCTCGGTTCAAGAAATCGCGGGCTAGCACCTTTAAGGGGAACACTTGTTCGGTTGAAGAAGTGACCAAAGTTATAACCGTCGTTATGGATGCAGCACTTCTTGCTGGTCGATATCTCCATAAGCCTTAA
- the LOC124931393 gene encoding phospholipase A2-alpha isoform X3 has translation MALQKEYSGLSLGKECSRKCESEFCNVPPFLRYGKYCGLLYSGCPGEKPCDGLDACCMQHDNCIQSKNNDYLSQECSQKLINCLARFKKSRASTFKGNTCSVEEVTKVITVVMDAALLAGRYLHKP, from the exons ATGGCTTTACAGAAGGAAT ATTCCGGGCTCTCATTG GGTAAAGAATGCAGCAGAAAGTGTGAATCTGAGTTCTGCAATG TTCCTCCATTTCTGAGATATGGAAAGTATTGTGGATTACTTTATAGTGGATGCCCAGGGGAGAAACCATGTGATGGATTAGATGCTTGTTGTATGCAACATGATAATTGCATTCAATCTAAGAACA ATGACTATCTAAGCCAAGAATGCAGCCAGAAGTTAATAAACTGCTTAGCTCGGTTCAAGAAATCGCGGGCTAGCACCTTTAAGGGGAACACTTGTTCGGTTGAAGAAGTGACCAAAGTTATAACCGTCGTTATGGATGCAGCACTTCTTGCTGGTCGATATCTCCATAAGCCTTAA
- the LOC124931393 gene encoding phospholipase A2-alpha isoform X2, with product MALQKESLNVGIQADSGLSLGKECSRKCESEFCNVPPFLRYGKYCGLLYSGCPGEKPCDGLDACCMQHDNCIQSKNNDYLSQECSQKLINCLARFKKSRASTFKGNTCSVEEVTKVITVVMDAALLAGRYLHKP from the exons ATGGCTTTACAGAAGGAAT CCCTCAATGTCGGCATTCAAGCAGATTCCGGGCTCTCATTG GGTAAAGAATGCAGCAGAAAGTGTGAATCTGAGTTCTGCAATG TTCCTCCATTTCTGAGATATGGAAAGTATTGTGGATTACTTTATAGTGGATGCCCAGGGGAGAAACCATGTGATGGATTAGATGCTTGTTGTATGCAACATGATAATTGCATTCAATCTAAGAACA ATGACTATCTAAGCCAAGAATGCAGCCAGAAGTTAATAAACTGCTTAGCTCGGTTCAAGAAATCGCGGGCTAGCACCTTTAAGGGGAACACTTGTTCGGTTGAAGAAGTGACCAAAGTTATAACCGTCGTTATGGATGCAGCACTTCTTGCTGGTCGATATCTCCATAAGCCTTAA